In the genome of bacterium, one region contains:
- a CDS encoding Ig-like domain-containing protein — MKRIIGNYSAHLSWIAILSIVGILFVFSCEQTTGPGDDKVEVSNKLLILTDKASIVANKGSVNISAKVYADDDTSKAMSGIKVKFTADNSATVQTVNDVTDTGGIARAILFAGSQEGKVKITATISNYSNAAYVTVTPDSGLIDTNLSMNLTSEPAVLPANGSDVSVIKAQLFDSEKNPVQGETIHFTTSLGIIQESATTDEWGVATVDLKSERFNGKATVTARYNQITRLTYVEFSGAVVKSQATPTVLVADNTSKAVLSISLSDASGSPVVDGLVSLSTTLGTLMSADGVSHGLSIVDSTSTQGKVTAYLTSDKDGEATITVSALGTLDSLTVQFTNYTFSLAAAESEIYAGGQKTTVNASLKDKDGAIKPISRDDVNFSTTLGTIVFSEIKTDGTAVAELTSGSSAGTATVTASIKNPPVSSSTTVNFIAASADSVFIQADRLSVKIGGEEVEIRATVYDVTGNPKSNETVTFSILKGPGGDEKITPPTAVTNSRGQAVVSFKSGNQGTSLDGVEIQARIGNIFSNIIKLTIAGEPYSVVVGFSASSFTTNPDGTHGIGVSAIVSDVNRNKVSDGTIVNFSLRGDVGVIEGRVPTKDGVASTTLIYASSDAGKEVEVIASSGGISNSKSVVLPGKAGTVATLSISPKESYVQADGISTVSLSIFLTDTNGEPLSNRTVYCETDLGVIQPSAITGDPSIPDSSPGKAVVSYTSIALRQDSVANVRIYSGEVEQKVKIYLKGITMSVTADPSELPSDGQSKSTIHVLIKEVSSDIPISGKEVRFGSTQGSIGGSATTDASGIATSTFTSGYAPGTAYIKVNYGATLVDSVAIIIKEVKARGIELFANPSQIPANGISTSIITALLRDDNYNPIVGENIIFSTTLGTISSSDTTDTQGRAEATLVSDRRNGEATVTAKFKQHVTTIPVNFTGVKINVSASPENLFAGGEEETVVSAYVKDAADVAIVGTDVKFAWYLDITKIGEKTVKTDVQGRASIAFASENSGKAKIVIEGAGAVDSTYVTFTRLRFTIGSDQDSVATGGDKLHLWAQLYDTVSEKNVEGVTVEFYTTLGTITQSDVTDAEGKAYADLVSANTAGSVTVSASTKYGNDRISTEKRFTYVNAQPDSVILRTDANIVGVGGGNSRLIAVVTDKYGNPVSDVLVSFKVLKGPAGGEEIRPPTVTTGSSGTASSFFYSGQLPSAFESVLIQAQVGAVQSNTVALTIAGAPETIRPGYKTGTDQTGLDNNDGTYSLPISALVLDVNSNGVVDGTTVYFKVEPPEGAVISPVKTVNSVAASKITYPAASAGRKVTLTASAGGKEGSISFTLPGFMVSYLSVSASPKSIPADGKSTCTIRATIFDISGSAASVPDGTTISFTTDGGTIDPFVATTVDGVATTTLTSDKNANRYVLVTAKSGTLQDYTSVLFAEVGTSVNQVSDIELSAEPSIIVADGLMESIITATLRMFDGSVITTPTTVSFTTDVGDIEKFTRSDEKGIATARFTSGVVGTANITATVGTVTGTTTIIIIPGPPQSVDLVFEPTSVGIQGSGRNETLLITAKVKDNKNNPVGDGNLVKFELVGTYDTNSSLSPSGATNHESEPVPTVNGAARVSFHAGTKSGAIRVKATVVTENGEPVSPPITSETTQFLVYAGPAYMDMTNLNDPFTNSRMRLYGGPLNIYAGAIGTNDNKSTITVVVADRNNNPVPEGTAVLFKTTGGTITTDTGFTDKNGMASVTLYSTNPFPTRLNSNTIANPNSNNPLTSLRTPASFDMPPYDSLKSYFDIDGDGLYNNGIAIVTAQTEGVNQNGNEVTVWNFVPIIFSLGVSTFEINTEPEILYNGETAIFEIVVHDVNGNPVVGGSEITFASAKGVLSTSKIVTNSPGEIRYTVSLTNNLDPEKDKAGNTVVTATLASPNGKATASDAIYLSLGTAP, encoded by the coding sequence ATGAAAAGAATAATTGGTAATTACTCGGCACATCTGAGCTGGATTGCGATATTGTCGATTGTTGGCATACTGTTTGTTTTCTCCTGTGAGCAGACAACCGGACCCGGAGATGATAAGGTCGAGGTGTCCAACAAGCTGCTTATCTTAACGGATAAGGCCTCTATTGTCGCCAATAAGGGTTCGGTGAATATCTCCGCTAAAGTATATGCCGACGATGACACTTCCAAAGCGATGAGCGGAATCAAGGTTAAGTTTACCGCCGACAACAGCGCAACGGTGCAGACGGTTAACGATGTTACCGATACCGGCGGTATTGCCCGCGCGATTCTCTTTGCCGGTTCCCAGGAGGGAAAGGTCAAGATTACCGCAACCATCAGCAATTATTCCAATGCCGCTTACGTTACGGTCACGCCCGATTCAGGATTGATCGACACCAATCTGTCCATGAATCTCACAAGCGAACCTGCGGTTCTTCCCGCGAACGGGAGTGATGTTTCGGTAATCAAGGCACAGCTTTTCGACAGTGAAAAAAATCCCGTTCAGGGTGAGACCATTCATTTCACGACATCTCTCGGGATCATTCAGGAATCAGCCACTACCGATGAGTGGGGTGTGGCGACCGTCGACCTCAAAAGCGAGCGTTTTAACGGGAAAGCCACGGTAACTGCACGGTACAACCAGATAACCAGGCTGACCTATGTCGAGTTTTCCGGCGCTGTCGTCAAATCCCAGGCAACCCCTACGGTTCTGGTTGCCGATAATACATCGAAAGCGGTCCTGTCGATTTCGCTGAGCGATGCTTCCGGCTCTCCCGTGGTTGATGGACTGGTCAGTTTATCCACGACACTCGGAACGCTGATGTCCGCGGACGGCGTATCGCACGGTTTGTCGATTGTCGATTCAACATCCACGCAGGGCAAGGTAACCGCATACCTTACATCGGACAAGGACGGAGAGGCGACGATCACCGTTTCCGCGCTCGGTACCCTTGACAGTCTCACCGTACAGTTCACCAACTATACATTTTCTCTGGCAGCTGCAGAATCGGAGATTTACGCCGGCGGTCAGAAAACGACCGTCAACGCCTCTCTGAAAGATAAAGATGGCGCCATCAAACCGATCAGCCGCGATGATGTGAATTTTTCCACAACCCTTGGCACGATTGTGTTCAGCGAAATTAAAACGGACGGAACTGCTGTTGCTGAGCTGACGAGCGGCTCATCCGCTGGAACTGCCACGGTAACGGCATCGATTAAAAATCCCCCGGTCAGCTCTTCGACCACGGTGAATTTTATCGCTGCTTCCGCCGACTCTGTATTTATCCAGGCTGACAGACTCTCGGTCAAGATCGGCGGAGAAGAGGTCGAAATACGGGCGACCGTGTATGATGTGACCGGAAATCCCAAATCGAATGAGACGGTTACATTCTCGATACTGAAAGGCCCGGGCGGCGACGAAAAGATTACTCCTCCTACCGCGGTTACCAACTCCCGCGGCCAGGCGGTTGTGTCGTTCAAGTCCGGCAATCAGGGTACGAGTCTCGATGGTGTGGAGATACAGGCACGGATCGGAAATATTTTTTCCAATATAATCAAGCTGACCATTGCCGGCGAACCGTATTCGGTTGTTGTCGGTTTCAGCGCGAGCTCGTTTACGACGAATCCCGACGGAACTCATGGAATCGGTGTTTCCGCCATTGTCTCCGATGTAAACCGGAATAAGGTTTCGGACGGTACTATCGTGAACTTCTCTCTTCGTGGTGATGTCGGCGTCATCGAGGGCAGAGTCCCCACGAAGGACGGCGTCGCTTCAACGACACTCATTTATGCATCGTCCGATGCGGGGAAAGAGGTCGAGGTCATCGCTTCATCCGGCGGAATCAGTAATTCCAAGAGCGTCGTGCTTCCCGGGAAAGCCGGAACTGTCGCCACGCTCAGTATTTCCCCGAAAGAAAGTTATGTGCAGGCCGATGGAATCAGCACGGTCAGTCTCAGTATTTTCCTGACCGATACCAATGGTGAACCGCTCTCGAACCGGACTGTTTATTGCGAAACGGACCTCGGGGTGATTCAACCCTCCGCTATTACCGGCGATCCCAGTATTCCCGATTCTTCACCGGGTAAAGCGGTTGTCTCCTATACAAGTATAGCGTTACGGCAGGACAGTGTTGCGAATGTGAGAATATATTCAGGCGAAGTCGAACAGAAAGTGAAGATATATCTCAAAGGCATCACGATGTCAGTAACCGCTGACCCTTCCGAGCTTCCGTCGGATGGTCAGTCCAAGTCCACGATTCACGTACTCATAAAAGAGGTTTCTTCCGATATACCGATTTCGGGCAAGGAAGTGAGATTCGGCTCGACCCAGGGTTCTATCGGAGGAAGCGCCACTACCGATGCGAGCGGTATCGCCACCTCGACGTTTACCTCGGGATATGCTCCCGGGACAGCCTATATTAAAGTAAATTACGGCGCCACGCTCGTTGATTCTGTTGCGATTATCATAAAGGAAGTAAAGGCCCGGGGTATCGAGCTTTTTGCCAATCCGTCCCAGATACCGGCCAATGGGATCAGCACATCGATAATCACTGCCCTCCTGAGAGATGATAATTATAACCCGATAGTCGGTGAAAACATAATCTTTTCCACGACGCTCGGAACGATAAGCTCCTCCGATACGACCGATACACAGGGCCGCGCGGAAGCTACCCTTGTCAGCGACAGGCGGAACGGTGAGGCAACCGTAACCGCCAAATTCAAACAGCATGTGACAACCATTCCCGTTAACTTCACCGGGGTTAAAATCAATGTATCCGCGTCACCGGAGAATCTTTTTGCCGGCGGCGAAGAAGAAACCGTCGTTTCCGCATATGTCAAGGATGCCGCGGATGTTGCGATTGTCGGAACCGATGTGAAATTTGCATGGTATCTCGATATCACGAAAATCGGTGAAAAAACGGTTAAAACCGATGTTCAGGGACGCGCATCTATTGCCTTTGCAAGCGAGAATTCGGGAAAGGCGAAAATTGTAATCGAAGGCGCAGGCGCTGTTGATTCGACATATGTGACTTTCACCCGCCTCAGATTCACCATCGGAAGCGACCAGGATTCGGTTGCGACCGGCGGCGATAAACTCCATCTCTGGGCGCAGCTCTACGATACGGTTTCCGAGAAAAACGTGGAGGGTGTAACGGTTGAGTTTTATACGACGCTCGGAACCATAACCCAGAGCGATGTCACCGATGCCGAGGGAAAAGCGTATGCTGATCTGGTGAGCGCCAATACGGCAGGCTCGGTGACTGTTTCGGCATCGACGAAATACGGTAATGACAGGATTTCCACCGAGAAACGGTTTACCTATGTGAATGCCCAGCCGGATTCGGTAATTCTGAGAACCGATGCCAATATTGTTGGTGTCGGCGGAGGGAATTCACGGCTTATTGCCGTTGTTACGGACAAATACGGCAATCCCGTGTCCGATGTGCTTGTCAGTTTCAAGGTTCTGAAGGGTCCCGCGGGAGGCGAAGAAATCAGGCCGCCGACTGTGACGACCGGATCTTCCGGAACTGCCAGTTCATTCTTCTATTCCGGCCAGCTGCCAAGTGCATTCGAAAGTGTGTTGATTCAGGCCCAGGTCGGAGCGGTTCAGTCGAATACCGTTGCGTTGACCATTGCCGGTGCACCGGAAACGATTCGACCCGGTTACAAGACCGGTACCGACCAGACCGGACTCGATAATAATGACGGCACGTATTCACTTCCCATATCGGCGCTTGTGCTTGATGTTAATTCCAACGGCGTTGTGGACGGTACCACCGTATACTTTAAGGTCGAACCTCCTGAAGGCGCTGTCATCAGCCCTGTAAAGACAGTCAACAGCGTGGCTGCGTCCAAAATTACCTATCCTGCGGCTTCAGCCGGCAGAAAGGTCACCCTGACCGCTTCCGCGGGAGGCAAGGAAGGCTCGATATCCTTCACGCTTCCGGGATTCATGGTCTCGTATCTTTCGGTCAGCGCATCGCCGAAGAGTATCCCTGCTGATGGAAAATCGACATGTACTATCAGAGCGACAATTTTTGATATAAGCGGTTCTGCGGCAAGTGTCCCCGATGGAACCACGATTTCGTTCACAACCGATGGCGGAACGATCGATCCCTTTGTTGCAACAACCGTTGACGGTGTGGCGACCACCACGCTTACGAGCGATAAAAACGCCAACAGGTATGTGTTGGTAACTGCAAAATCAGGTACCCTGCAGGATTATACTTCTGTTTTGTTCGCAGAGGTAGGGACGAGTGTCAATCAGGTTTCCGATATCGAGCTGAGCGCCGAGCCTTCGATCATCGTTGCGGATGGTTTGATGGAATCCATTATTACCGCTACGCTCAGGATGTTTGACGGTTCAGTTATCACGACACCCACTACCGTTTCTTTCACAACGGATGTTGGAGATATTGAAAAATTCACACGTTCCGACGAGAAGGGCATTGCTACCGCCCGCTTTACCTCCGGCGTTGTCGGTACTGCAAATATAACCGCAACAGTGGGAACTGTCACCGGAACGACGACAATTATCATTATCCCCGGACCGCCGCAGTCGGTGGATCTGGTATTTGAACCCACTTCAGTGGGCATTCAGGGTTCGGGACGAAACGAGACTCTGCTCATTACGGCCAAGGTCAAGGATAACAAGAATAATCCTGTCGGTGACGGCAATCTGGTCAAGTTCGAACTCGTCGGTACATATGATACTAATTCCTCGCTCTCGCCTTCCGGTGCGACTAACCATGAAAGCGAACCTGTTCCCACCGTTAACGGCGCTGCGAGAGTTTCATTCCATGCCGGTACCAAGTCCGGAGCTATTCGTGTAAAGGCTACGGTTGTCACCGAAAACGGTGAGCCCGTGTCACCGCCTATCACGAGCGAGACGACACAGTTCCTCGTTTATGCCGGACCGGCATACATGGATATGACCAATCTCAACGATCCGTTCACAAATTCACGGATGAGACTCTATGGCGGGCCGCTTAATATTTATGCCGGAGCGATCGGAACGAATGATAACAAATCCACGATCACTGTCGTGGTGGCGGACAGAAACAACAACCCTGTACCAGAAGGTACGGCGGTCCTGTTCAAAACGACAGGCGGGACTATTACTACGGATACGGGATTTACCGACAAAAATGGTATGGCCAGTGTGACACTCTATTCGACCAATCCGTTCCCGACACGGTTGAATTCAAATACCATTGCCAACCCGAACAGTAATAATCCACTCACCTCGCTGCGTACGCCTGCGAGCTTTGACATGCCACCTTACGATAGTCTGAAGTCCTATTTTGATATCGATGGCGATGGTTTATATAATAATGGTATTGCCATTGTCACCGCTCAGACCGAGGGTGTCAACCAGAACGGAAACGAAGTAACCGTCTGGAATTTCGTGCCTATTATTTTCTCGCTTGGAGTTTCGACATTCGAAATTAATACAGAGCCGGAAATTCTTTACAATGGAGAAACAGCGATATTCGAAATTGTTGTTCACGATGTGAACGGAAATCCGGTCGTAGGCGGTTCTGAAATTACCTTCGCGTCAGCCAAGGGAGTATTGTCGACCTCGAAGATCGTAACCAATTCCCCGGGAGAGATAAGGTACACGGTGAGCCTGACCAACAATCTCGATCCGGAGAAAGACAAAGCCGGAAACACGGTTGTTACTGCGACCCTGGCGAGTCCCAATGGTAAAGCGACCGCGAGTGATGCGATCTATCTGAGTCTTGGAACTGCACCGTAA
- a CDS encoding fibronectin type III domain-containing protein, whose product MSRNTLLIVCIFSALAALYGCSSSTSNNSVDVTSPPVPAELTIKSMENGTVFLTWSPVKDDELKGYYVYWNEGAEVDTLTSHKLFSESANAAITGLKSDITYYFAVSSIDESDNESSLSVQVTGKYQDKNDTTPPPVPLNLQLSAIGNGSASLVWTPITVDDLKGYNVYWRGGAKADPLSANRKFVENSSVTIINLDYEIIYYFAVSAVDKNGNESALSNQVNGKPLNTTSPSPPANINISAVNDIIPKINVFWSENTEPDIKHYNIYRAQTSTGLEDSSSSYVTSVTQEYYVDVNVEVGVRYYYRISAVDKENWESTPSSIVSDLVLPPVSLVSPINYQYIGDHPQFTWEPVEGATKYVLFLTSSRIGGEIWYTEVNKNTTQVTYAGNVTLISGNTYYWRVGAITIKEINSESTIGTFVVNTGGL is encoded by the coding sequence ATGTCAAGAAACACTTTACTCATAGTGTGTATTTTCAGTGCTCTTGCGGCACTTTACGGATGTTCATCTTCAACGAGCAATAATTCTGTCGATGTCACCTCTCCGCCTGTTCCGGCTGAACTGACGATTAAATCCATGGAAAATGGAACGGTATTTTTAACCTGGTCACCCGTAAAAGATGATGAGTTAAAAGGATACTATGTGTATTGGAATGAAGGGGCAGAAGTCGATACACTAACCTCTCATAAACTATTTTCCGAATCCGCAAACGCCGCCATTACCGGCCTTAAATCCGATATAACGTACTATTTTGCCGTTTCTTCAATCGATGAATCGGACAATGAAAGCTCCCTTTCCGTTCAGGTTACGGGAAAATACCAGGACAAGAATGATACTACACCTCCGCCGGTTCCCTTGAATCTTCAGTTGTCAGCCATCGGCAACGGCTCCGCAAGCCTCGTCTGGACTCCGATTACGGTGGATGATCTCAAAGGATACAATGTATACTGGCGCGGCGGAGCAAAGGCCGATCCTCTCTCGGCAAACCGGAAGTTTGTTGAAAACAGTTCTGTCACCATTATAAATCTCGATTACGAAATCATCTATTACTTTGCAGTTTCAGCGGTCGATAAAAACGGCAATGAAAGCGCCCTTTCAAACCAGGTCAACGGGAAACCGCTCAATACCACAAGCCCTTCACCACCTGCGAACATCAACATCTCCGCAGTCAACGATATCATACCGAAAATCAATGTCTTCTGGTCAGAAAATACCGAGCCGGACATAAAACATTACAATATCTATCGCGCCCAGACATCAACCGGCCTCGAAGACAGCAGCAGCTCGTATGTCACATCCGTTACGCAGGAATACTATGTCGATGTCAATGTCGAAGTGGGTGTCCGGTATTATTACAGAATCAGCGCCGTTGACAAGGAAAACTGGGAAAGTACTCCCTCGTCGATAGTCAGCGATCTGGTACTCCCCCCGGTCAGTCTCGTTTCCCCCATCAATTATCAGTATATCGGCGATCATCCTCAGTTTACATGGGAGCCGGTCGAGGGAGCGACAAAATATGTGCTGTTTCTGACATCATCACGTATCGGGGGCGAGATATGGTATACCGAGGTCAATAAAAATACTACGCAGGTTACCTATGCCGGTAATGTAACGCTCATCAGCGGCAACACCTATTACTGGAGAGTCGGGGCAATAACGATAAAAGAGATCAATTCGGAAAGTACTATCGGAACATTCGTAGTCAACACCGGAGGGCTGTGA
- a CDS encoding RNA methyltransferase yields the protein MTDFHVNSSGFRNRALDINSPANPKFRLWKTLIGSRGIKRSGYALVSGAKIVPEMLRLRPGIAEGLICNARDDRHLADIPPDIPQYSLSGELFRELDVHGTAFPLLLVKTPEIPSHEPDGCSDGISLLVPFQDPGNVGAVIRSAAAFGVKSVVLLEEAALPFHPKSIRAGGTSIFLVTYTEGPSIHKLDAMDIPIVALAADGVPLDKFRFPGKFALLPGLEGPGMPENVPADFTVSIPMERDVESLNAAVAASIILFEYRQRMRSENRRGK from the coding sequence ATGACTGATTTTCATGTAAATAGTTCTGGATTCAGGAATAGAGCTCTTGATATCAACAGCCCGGCAAATCCGAAATTCCGGCTATGGAAAACACTCATCGGGAGCCGCGGTATAAAACGTTCCGGGTATGCGCTCGTTTCTGGTGCAAAAATTGTCCCCGAGATGCTGCGTTTACGTCCCGGTATTGCGGAAGGTCTGATTTGCAACGCCCGTGATGACAGACACCTTGCGGATATTCCACCGGATATTCCGCAGTACAGCCTCAGCGGTGAATTGTTCCGTGAGCTCGATGTTCACGGCACTGCATTTCCGCTGCTCCTTGTGAAAACACCCGAAATCCCGTCTCATGAGCCTGACGGGTGTTCGGACGGCATTTCTCTGCTGGTTCCTTTCCAGGATCCGGGAAATGTTGGCGCGGTTATCCGCTCGGCGGCAGCCTTCGGTGTTAAGAGCGTTGTTTTACTCGAGGAAGCCGCTTTACCATTTCACCCGAAAAGTATACGGGCCGGCGGCACTTCGATATTTCTCGTTACCTATACAGAGGGGCCTTCAATCCATAAGCTCGATGCCATGGATATCCCGATTGTCGCTCTTGCTGCAGACGGCGTTCCCCTCGACAAATTCAGATTTCCCGGGAAATTTGCTCTTTTACCCGGACTTGAAGGACCGGGTATGCCGGAGAATGTTCCGGCCGATTTTACCGTTTCGATCCCCATGGAACGGGATGTGGAAAGCCTGAACGCCGCTGTTGCCGCTTCCATTATACTGTTCGAATACCGGCAGAGAATGCGTTCGGAAAACCGCAGGGGTAAATAA